One region of Paraburkholderia acidiphila genomic DNA includes:
- the pbpC gene encoding penicillin-binding protein 1C has translation MSVVAALCLVLLPLPAFALPTFDDVRGQWQSSDWVLLARDGTPLQRTRVEHTARRGDWVALADVSPALREAIVVSEDKRFYEHSGVDWRGAAAAAWANLWNTRTRGASTVTMQLTGLLDDDPKHSGQRSLAQKAVQAVDALRLEQRWRKDQILEAYLNLVPFRGESIGLSALSQTLFGKAPSGLDDRESAVAAALIRAPNAPYAKVATRACRILRDMRAANVDNGCPNLDAFVQMAFARPSIAADDPSFDGRSENSPQLAPHFARQIANAVHPAPGTRVRSTLDANLQRYARDTLTRTLIELNARAHPRNVQDGAVVVLDNATGDVLAWVGSSGGLSKAREVDAALALRQAGSTLKPFLYAEAIDERRVTTASLLDDAPLDLAAGGGLYMPQNYDKGFKGWVSVRTALGSSLNVPAVRTLVMVTPHRFAKTLTALGLPLTQAGDYYGFSLALGSADVSLVTLTNAYRALAHGGVVSPIAELPAPAKAASSPASKRVFSRESAFIVTDVLADNNARTRTFDFDSPLDTRMFSAVKTGTSKDMRDNWTVGFTSRYTVGVWVGNADGSPMWDVSGVTGAAPVWAAIVGYLHRRVPSVAPAAPPGVERVRVQFADAVEPARNEWFIAGTATPLVGLASNAADLARGPAQIGSPVDGTIFALDPDIPAPRQRIWFERATGSSARVSWRLDGKALGGAARVAWLPWPGKHTLELVDARGQVTDTVRFEVRGAMAKPQKSMRADAAQGGVAR, from the coding sequence ATGAGCGTCGTCGCCGCGCTGTGTCTCGTGCTGCTGCCGTTGCCCGCATTCGCGCTGCCGACCTTCGACGACGTGCGCGGCCAGTGGCAAAGCTCCGACTGGGTGCTGCTCGCGCGCGACGGCACGCCGCTGCAGCGCACGCGGGTGGAACATACCGCGCGGCGCGGCGACTGGGTGGCGCTCGCCGACGTTTCGCCGGCGTTGCGCGAGGCGATCGTCGTTTCGGAGGACAAACGATTCTACGAGCACAGCGGCGTGGACTGGCGCGGCGCGGCGGCCGCCGCATGGGCGAACCTGTGGAATACGCGCACGCGTGGGGCCTCCACGGTTACGATGCAACTCACGGGTCTGCTCGACGACGACCCGAAGCACTCGGGCCAGCGCTCGCTCGCGCAAAAGGCCGTGCAAGCGGTGGACGCCTTGCGGCTCGAACAGCGCTGGCGCAAGGACCAGATTCTCGAAGCGTACTTGAACCTCGTGCCGTTCCGTGGCGAATCGATTGGGCTTTCCGCGCTTTCGCAAACGCTGTTCGGCAAGGCGCCATCGGGGCTCGACGATCGCGAATCGGCCGTCGCTGCCGCGCTGATCCGCGCACCCAACGCGCCCTATGCGAAGGTCGCCACGCGCGCGTGCCGCATTCTGCGCGACATGCGCGCCGCGAACGTCGATAACGGCTGCCCGAATCTCGATGCCTTTGTGCAGATGGCCTTCGCCCGCCCGTCCATCGCCGCCGACGATCCCTCGTTCGATGGCCGCAGCGAAAACTCGCCGCAACTTGCGCCGCACTTCGCCCGCCAGATCGCGAATGCCGTGCACCCCGCGCCCGGCACGCGCGTGCGCTCGACGCTCGACGCGAACCTGCAACGCTACGCACGCGACACGCTCACGCGCACGCTCATCGAGCTCAACGCGCGAGCGCATCCACGCAACGTGCAGGATGGCGCGGTGGTCGTGCTCGACAACGCAACGGGCGACGTGCTCGCCTGGGTCGGGTCGTCAGGAGGCCTGTCGAAAGCACGCGAGGTCGATGCGGCACTGGCGCTGCGCCAGGCGGGCTCGACGCTCAAGCCTTTCCTCTACGCCGAGGCCATCGACGAGCGCCGCGTGACGACCGCTTCGCTGCTCGACGACGCGCCGCTCGATCTGGCGGCGGGCGGCGGCCTCTACATGCCGCAGAACTACGACAAGGGTTTCAAGGGCTGGGTGAGCGTGCGTACCGCACTCGGTTCGTCGCTGAACGTACCCGCCGTACGCACGCTCGTGATGGTTACGCCGCATCGCTTCGCAAAGACGCTCACGGCACTCGGCCTGCCGCTCACGCAAGCGGGCGACTACTACGGCTTCAGCCTCGCGCTGGGCAGCGCGGACGTGAGCCTCGTCACGCTCACGAATGCGTATCGCGCGCTGGCCCATGGCGGCGTCGTGAGCCCGATCGCCGAATTGCCTGCGCCTGCGAAAGCGGCATCCAGTCCAGCGTCGAAACGCGTATTCAGCCGCGAGTCCGCGTTCATCGTCACCGACGTCCTCGCCGACAACAACGCGCGCACGCGCACCTTCGATTTCGACAGTCCGCTCGATACGCGCATGTTTTCCGCCGTCAAGACGGGCACGAGCAAGGACATGCGCGACAACTGGACCGTGGGCTTCACGTCGCGCTACACGGTGGGCGTGTGGGTCGGCAATGCGGACGGCTCGCCGATGTGGGACGTTTCGGGCGTGACCGGCGCGGCGCCGGTGTGGGCCGCCATCGTCGGCTATCTGCATCGGCGCGTACCGAGTGTCGCGCCAGCCGCGCCGCCTGGTGTCGAACGCGTGCGCGTGCAGTTCGCCGATGCCGTGGAGCCTGCGCGCAACGAGTGGTTCATCGCGGGCACGGCTACGCCGCTGGTGGGCCTCGCCTCGAACGCCGCCGATCTCGCGCGCGGCCCGGCGCAGATCGGCAGCCCCGTCGACGGCACGATCTTCGCGCTCGATCCCGACATTCCCGCGCCGCGTCAGCGCATATGGTTCGAGCGCGCGACGGGCTCGAGCGCGCGCGTGAGCTGGCGTCTGGACGGCAAGGCGTTAGGCGGCGCCGCACGCGTGGCGTGGCTGCCATGGCCCGGCAAGCACACGCTCGAACTCGTCGATGCGCGAGGGCAGGTGACCGACACCGTGCGTTTCGAGGTGCGCGGCGCGATGGCGAAGCCGCAGAAGTCGATGCGCGCCGACGCCGCGCAAGGCGGCGTGGCGCGCTGA
- a CDS encoding HAD family hydrolase, with amino-acid sequence MSPIPFDAILFDCDGVLVDSERITHVVLTQMLGELGWTLSVDEAMGIFVGKAVKDEAARIKAHTGFAITDAWLEGFRARRNEALERDLVEIPGAPAAVRAVHAAMNGRIAVASGADRRKVELQLRKVNLLDCFEGHIYSGHETPRSKPHPDVYLAAAAGLGVAPGRCAVIEDTVTGARAGLAAGATVFGYSPPEPGHSSAQALLEAGVAHVFTDMVQLPALLAGWSNR; translated from the coding sequence ATGTCCCCCATCCCCTTCGACGCCATCCTCTTCGACTGTGACGGCGTTCTCGTCGACTCGGAACGCATTACCCACGTGGTGCTCACGCAGATGCTGGGCGAACTCGGCTGGACGCTCTCCGTGGACGAAGCCATGGGCATCTTCGTCGGCAAGGCCGTAAAAGACGAAGCCGCGCGCATAAAGGCGCACACGGGCTTCGCGATCACGGACGCCTGGCTCGAAGGCTTTCGCGCACGACGCAACGAGGCGCTCGAGCGCGATCTCGTCGAGATTCCGGGCGCGCCCGCGGCGGTACGCGCGGTGCACGCGGCCATGAACGGGCGCATTGCCGTCGCCTCGGGGGCGGACCGGCGCAAGGTCGAGCTGCAATTGCGCAAGGTGAATCTGCTCGACTGCTTCGAAGGACACATCTACAGCGGTCACGAAACGCCGCGCAGCAAGCCGCACCCCGATGTCTATCTCGCGGCGGCGGCGGGTCTGGGCGTCGCGCCCGGGCGCTGCGCCGTGATCGAGGACACGGTCACGGGCGCGCGCGCAGGCCTCGCCGCGGGCGCCACCGTGTTCGGCTACAGCCCGCCCGAGCCTGGCCACAGCAGCGCGCAGGCGCTGCTGGAAGCGGGCGTTGCGCACGTATTCACCGACATGGTGCAGCTGCCCGCCTTGCTTGCCGGCTGGTCAAATCGTTAA
- a CDS encoding MarR family winged helix-turn-helix transcriptional regulator: protein MSNLHTLRLAVSSTLVVAARKWRRTTHGALTAYNVSEACAAPLLTAGRLGEAVRQVTLAEHVGIEGPSLVRLLDQLCAAGLVRRDEDPDDRRAKTISLTSEGRAVTERMEDELRSLRARVLKGVSRADLEATLRVLNAFNAAPSADQADRALHD, encoded by the coding sequence ATGTCGAATCTTCATACCTTACGCCTTGCGGTTAGCAGCACGCTCGTGGTGGCGGCACGCAAATGGCGGCGCACGACGCACGGCGCGCTCACCGCCTATAACGTCTCCGAAGCATGCGCCGCGCCGCTTCTCACCGCCGGGCGCCTTGGCGAAGCCGTGCGCCAGGTCACGCTCGCGGAGCACGTGGGCATTGAAGGCCCCTCGCTCGTGCGCCTGCTCGACCAGCTCTGCGCCGCGGGCCTCGTGCGCCGCGACGAGGACCCCGACGACCGCCGCGCCAAAACGATTTCGCTCACCAGCGAAGGCCGCGCCGTGACCGAACGCATGGAGGACGAGCTGCGCTCGCTGCGTGCGCGCGTGCTCAAGGGCGTGAGCCGCGCCGACCTCGAAGCGACGCTGCGCGTGCTCAACGCGTTCAATGCGGCGCCCTCCGCAGACCAGGCTGACCGGGCCTTACACGACTGA
- a CDS encoding efflux RND transporter periplasmic adaptor subunit — MKKTWFSAGQILLTLIVVVVAALVLWRIVNYYMFSPWTRDGRVRADVIQVAPDVGGLITGVDVVDNQQVKQGQVLFVIDQARYALALRLAQATLEQRKATLAQAKREYTRNIALGNLVAAETLEESRTRVDQGEAAAADAQVQVDTAKLNLQRTTIVSPVDGYLNDRAPRVGEYVTAGRAVVAVVDMHSFRVDGYFEETRLHGIQIGQPVEITVMGESRPLRGHVQSIVAAIEDRDRQAAPNLLPNVNPAFSWVRLAQRIPVRVALDEVPADFRMIAGRTATVAVRTEATNDRQTARAKNASGAVASQPAMAASAPAASQAAGASQ; from the coding sequence GTGAAAAAAACCTGGTTCTCCGCAGGACAGATCCTGCTGACGCTCATCGTCGTCGTGGTCGCCGCCCTCGTGCTGTGGCGCATCGTCAACTACTACATGTTCTCGCCGTGGACGCGTGACGGCCGCGTGCGCGCCGACGTGATCCAGGTCGCGCCCGACGTGGGCGGCCTCATCACCGGCGTCGACGTTGTCGACAACCAGCAGGTCAAGCAAGGCCAGGTGCTGTTCGTGATCGACCAGGCGCGCTACGCGCTCGCGCTGCGACTCGCGCAGGCCACGCTCGAGCAACGCAAGGCCACGCTTGCCCAGGCGAAGCGCGAATACACGCGCAACATCGCGCTCGGCAATCTCGTGGCGGCGGAAACGCTCGAGGAAAGCCGCACGCGCGTCGATCAGGGCGAAGCCGCGGCGGCCGACGCCCAGGTCCAGGTCGACACCGCCAAGCTCAATCTGCAGCGCACGACGATCGTGAGCCCTGTGGACGGCTATCTGAACGACCGCGCGCCGCGTGTGGGCGAGTACGTGACGGCGGGCCGCGCAGTCGTCGCCGTCGTGGACATGCATTCGTTCCGCGTGGATGGCTACTTCGAGGAAACGCGCCTGCACGGCATCCAGATCGGCCAGCCCGTGGAGATCACGGTGATGGGCGAGTCGCGCCCGCTACGCGGTCACGTGCAAAGCATCGTCGCGGCGATCGAGGACCGCGACCGCCAGGCGGCCCCGAACCTGCTGCCCAATGTGAATCCGGCGTTCAGCTGGGTGCGGCTCGCGCAGCGCATTCCGGTGCGCGTGGCGCTCGACGAAGTGCCCGCCGATTTCCGCATGATCGCGGGCCGCACGGCGACGGTGGCCGTGCGCACCGAGGCGACGAACGACCGCCAGACAGCACGCGCGAAGAACGCAAGCGGCGCCGTCGCTTCGCAGCCCGCAATGGCCGCGAGCGCCCCTGCCGCTTCCCAGGCTGCCGGAGCTTCGCAATGA
- a CDS encoding FUSC family protein, which yields MTYPSIRDWLFSVKTFAASMLALYIALVFQLPRPYWAMASVYIVSNPFVGATRSKALYRALGTALGAAAAILLVPPFVETPLLFSVIVAAWTGTLLFLAISDRTARSYVFMLAGYTMPLIALPTVTDPTTIFDVAIARTEEITLGIICASVVGSNILPSRLAPTLIERADAWFRDAAWYGSETLSGHIVGNALSACRQRLAATVNQLEFLLSQLSYDHTHPEILSRAESLRGRMLLFLPMISALADPLIALRRDLHVWPEGLDSLLDDAARWFGEPLPTRAADMHDDAGDATAESLRRRVAALQPARDALASWEGALLSNALWRLGQVIDVWQDCRALRALIAHDGGGTWRARYRHWRLGGTERFYDRGLMLFSCFVPMSAILVACWLWVSSGWHDGAGAVTLAAVACCFFAASDEPAPLVFRFFLATAASVVFAGLYLFVVLPKVHDFAMLVLLFAGPFILIGTLIPRPAFNMVTMLVAVNTATFISVQSAYEADFLVFLNSNIAGVAGLLFAYLWTRATRPFGAELAAKRLLRSSWSDVALSASHTAIADQRNLTSRMLDRLMQLIPRLAASDDHRHPSVESFRDLRIALSALDLRRSLRKLDSDVTDAIDSVLAGVSEHYARCASESKRESAPPALLAQIDDAMRRVAAHARAQLPPATAADADAQPAPRALVSQRSLSNTLHALVGMRLALYPALSAHSPSHPDATV from the coding sequence ATGACCTACCCTTCCATCCGCGACTGGCTCTTTTCGGTCAAGACCTTCGCCGCGTCGATGCTCGCGCTCTATATCGCGCTCGTATTCCAGTTGCCGCGTCCCTACTGGGCGATGGCCAGCGTGTACATCGTCTCGAACCCCTTCGTGGGCGCCACGCGCTCGAAGGCGCTTTATCGCGCGCTCGGCACGGCGCTCGGTGCTGCCGCGGCGATCCTGCTCGTGCCGCCCTTCGTCGAAACGCCGCTGCTTTTCAGCGTGATCGTCGCCGCGTGGACCGGCACGCTGCTCTTTCTGGCGATCTCGGACCGTACCGCGCGCAGTTATGTGTTCATGCTCGCGGGCTACACCATGCCGCTCATCGCACTGCCCACGGTGACCGATCCCACCACGATCTTCGACGTGGCCATCGCGCGTACGGAGGAAATCACGCTCGGCATCATTTGCGCGAGTGTGGTGGGCAGCAACATTTTGCCGAGCCGCCTCGCGCCCACGCTGATCGAACGCGCCGACGCGTGGTTCCGCGACGCCGCCTGGTACGGCAGCGAAACGCTCTCGGGCCATATCGTCGGCAACGCGCTTTCGGCCTGCCGTCAACGCCTGGCGGCCACGGTGAACCAGCTCGAATTCCTGCTGAGCCAGTTGAGCTACGACCACACGCACCCGGAAATCCTGTCGCGCGCCGAATCGCTGCGCGGGCGCATGCTGCTCTTTCTGCCGATGATTTCCGCGCTTGCCGACCCGCTCATCGCCCTGCGCCGCGATCTGCATGTGTGGCCCGAAGGCCTCGACAGTCTGCTCGACGACGCGGCCCGCTGGTTCGGCGAGCCGCTGCCCACGCGCGCCGCCGACATGCACGACGACGCGGGCGACGCGACCGCGGAAAGCCTGCGCAGACGCGTCGCCGCGTTGCAGCCCGCGCGCGACGCGCTGGCGAGCTGGGAAGGCGCGCTGCTCTCGAACGCGCTTTGGCGCCTCGGCCAGGTGATCGACGTGTGGCAGGACTGCCGCGCGCTGCGCGCGCTGATCGCGCACGACGGGGGCGGCACATGGCGCGCGCGCTACCGGCACTGGCGGCTTGGCGGCACCGAGCGCTTCTACGACCGCGGCCTCATGCTGTTCTCGTGCTTCGTGCCCATGAGCGCGATCCTCGTGGCCTGCTGGCTATGGGTCAGTTCGGGCTGGCACGACGGCGCCGGCGCGGTGACACTCGCGGCCGTGGCCTGCTGCTTCTTCGCGGCGTCCGACGAGCCCGCGCCGCTCGTGTTCCGCTTCTTCCTCGCCACGGCGGCAAGCGTGGTGTTCGCGGGCCTGTACCTGTTCGTCGTGCTGCCCAAGGTGCACGATTTCGCCATGCTCGTGCTGCTGTTCGCGGGGCCGTTCATCCTGATCGGCACGCTCATTCCACGCCCCGCTTTCAATATGGTGACGATGCTCGTGGCCGTGAACACGGCGACCTTCATCAGCGTGCAGAGCGCCTACGAGGCCGACTTCCTCGTGTTCCTCAACAGCAATATCGCTGGCGTGGCGGGCCTGCTGTTCGCGTATCTGTGGACGCGCGCCACCCGCCCGTTCGGCGCCGAGCTCGCGGCGAAGCGCCTGTTGCGCTCGAGCTGGAGCGACGTCGCGCTCTCGGCCTCGCATACGGCCATCGCGGATCAGCGCAACCTCACCTCGCGCATGCTCGACCGGCTCATGCAGCTCATTCCGCGTCTCGCCGCCTCCGACGACCACCGTCATCCGTCGGTCGAGAGCTTTCGCGATCTGCGCATTGCACTCTCGGCGCTCGATTTGCGCCGCTCGCTGCGCAAGCTCGACAGCGATGTGACCGACGCGATCGACAGCGTGCTCGCCGGCGTGAGCGAGCACTACGCGCGTTGCGCGAGCGAAAGCAAGCGCGAGAGCGCGCCGCCCGCATTGCTCGCGCAAATCGACGACGCCATGCGCCGCGTCGCGGCCCACGCCCGCGCGCAACTGCCGCCCGCCACGGCCGCCGACGCCGATGCCCAGCCCGCGCCGCGCGCGCTCGTCTCGCAGCGCTCGTTGAGCAACACGCTGCACGCGCTCGTGGGCATGCGGCTCGCGCTCTACCCGGCCTTGTCGGCGCACTCGCCTTCCCACCCGGACGCCACGGTATGA
- a CDS encoding sugar ABC transporter substrate-binding protein, with protein sequence MRQLAQRVARTIAAMALVAISAGALAANGKFVVISHAPDADPFWNVVKNGIADAQQDFGVTVDYRNPPNGDLSDMVRLLEQAAAHNYDGVATTIADFDVVQSRVKTIVNKGIPVITFNSGTAQQNAALGALLHIGQPEYEAGKEAGMRARAAGIKSFLCVNNNVTNPLSFERCRGFADAIGANAKASMLDSGNDPTEVENKVFAALRQHPDTQAVLALGPTSAVPAMRAIAKLGLTGKLFFATFDLTPEVDKGIEAGTVAFAIDQQPYLQGYIPVALLAIMKQDKTHDIRRAVAALQANAQFQQRIKNYGLTPRFTPDGVDTGPGFVTRSNVALVEKYAGQYR encoded by the coding sequence ATGAGACAACTGGCACAGCGAGTGGCGCGTACGATCGCCGCAATGGCGCTCGTGGCGATCAGTGCGGGCGCACTGGCGGCGAACGGCAAATTCGTGGTGATATCGCATGCGCCCGACGCGGATCCGTTCTGGAACGTGGTGAAAAACGGCATCGCCGACGCGCAGCAGGACTTCGGCGTCACGGTCGACTATCGTAATCCGCCGAACGGCGACCTCTCCGACATGGTGCGCCTGCTCGAGCAGGCCGCCGCCCACAACTACGACGGCGTGGCGACGACGATCGCCGATTTCGACGTGGTTCAAAGCCGCGTCAAAACCATCGTCAACAAGGGCATTCCCGTCATCACGTTCAACTCGGGGACCGCCCAACAAAACGCGGCGCTCGGCGCGCTGCTGCACATCGGCCAGCCCGAATACGAAGCGGGCAAGGAAGCCGGCATGCGCGCACGCGCGGCCGGCATCAAGTCGTTTCTGTGCGTGAACAACAATGTGACCAATCCCTTGTCGTTCGAGCGCTGCCGCGGGTTTGCCGACGCGATCGGCGCCAACGCGAAGGCTTCGATGCTCGACTCCGGCAACGACCCGACCGAAGTCGAGAACAAAGTCTTCGCCGCGTTGCGCCAACACCCGGACACGCAGGCCGTGCTCGCGCTCGGACCCACGTCGGCCGTGCCCGCCATGCGCGCGATCGCCAAGCTCGGGCTCACCGGCAAGCTCTTCTTCGCGACGTTCGACCTCACGCCCGAGGTCGACAAGGGGATCGAGGCAGGCACGGTCGCCTTCGCGATCGATCAACAGCCCTACCTGCAAGGCTATATTCCGGTCGCGCTGCTGGCGATCATGAAGCAGGACAAGACGCATGACATCCGCCGGGCCGTCGCGGCCCTGCAGGCCAACGCGCAATTTCAGCAGCGCATCAAGAACTACGGCCTGACCCCACGCTTTACGCCCGACGGCGTCGATACAGGGCCCGGCTTCGTCACGCGCAGCAACGTCGCTCTCGTCGAAAAATACGCTGGCCAGTATCGCTGA
- a CDS encoding DUF1656 domain-containing protein: protein MIGEIDIFGVFVPTVLVLMLIAYLINVVIGKVLTRVGFYRLVWHRSIFDLGIYVFVLAAVVIVSHRFVK, encoded by the coding sequence ATGATCGGTGAAATCGATATCTTTGGCGTGTTCGTGCCCACCGTGCTGGTGTTGATGCTGATCGCGTACCTCATCAACGTCGTGATCGGCAAGGTGCTCACGCGCGTCGGCTTTTACCGGCTCGTGTGGCATCGTTCCATTTTCGATCTCGGCATATATGTGTTTGTGCTGGCTGCCGTCGTCATCGTGTCGCATCGCTTCGTGAAATAA
- a CDS encoding efflux transporter outer membrane subunit yields MTRRSLWRSRSWSNLALAPLTLALGACITLGPNYHVPQEAVINAPLAQGPIDGADHAPVSQLGVPANWWQLYDDPTLNELVQEALKSNTDLRVAAANLARSRAAVDIANAQGGFSGNAHAAVERAQVSGEQYLLFEKVPVATLGDLGLNVSYEFDLFGKLRRGVEAARADDAAVEAAADLARITVVASVAQAYVESCSAAEELEIAQESLKLQNERVALTKRLRDAGRGNQPDVTRGQTQANTIAADIPRFEGRRRVAQYQLAMLLARAPKDLPPAALACKRLPKLKQPIPVGDGATLLKRRPDVREAERQLAASTARIGVAIAEMYPDITFGAGVGTIGLTSDLFTPATNAWSFGPLISWTFPVNGQRDRVHAAEAATGGALAHFDGVVLNALRETQSSLATYAADDQRADALRTAYTSAQQSADETHRLYAAGREPFLSDLDATRTLTSVHSQVAAAEGQVALDQVRLFLALGGGWEGNQQTLQQQGAPAAAAAASSTPAN; encoded by the coding sequence ATGACACGCCGCAGTCTCTGGCGCAGCCGCTCCTGGTCCAACCTCGCGCTCGCGCCGCTCACGCTCGCGCTCGGCGCGTGCATCACGCTCGGTCCGAACTACCACGTGCCGCAGGAAGCCGTGATCAATGCGCCGCTCGCGCAAGGGCCGATCGACGGCGCGGACCATGCGCCCGTCTCGCAACTGGGTGTGCCCGCCAACTGGTGGCAGCTTTACGACGACCCCACGCTCAACGAGCTCGTGCAGGAAGCGCTGAAGTCGAACACGGATCTGCGCGTGGCGGCGGCGAACCTCGCGCGCTCGCGTGCGGCGGTCGATATCGCCAACGCGCAAGGCGGCTTCTCGGGCAACGCGCATGCCGCCGTCGAGCGCGCGCAGGTGTCGGGCGAGCAGTACCTCCTGTTCGAAAAGGTGCCCGTTGCGACGCTCGGCGACCTTGGCCTGAACGTGTCGTACGAATTCGATCTGTTCGGCAAGCTCAGACGCGGCGTGGAAGCCGCGCGCGCCGACGACGCAGCCGTGGAAGCCGCCGCCGATCTCGCGCGCATCACCGTGGTCGCCAGCGTGGCGCAGGCTTACGTGGAATCGTGCTCGGCAGCCGAGGAACTGGAGATCGCGCAGGAATCGCTCAAGCTGCAGAACGAGCGCGTGGCGCTCACGAAGCGCCTGCGCGACGCGGGCCGCGGCAACCAGCCCGACGTCACGCGCGGGCAGACCCAGGCCAACACGATCGCCGCCGATATCCCGCGCTTCGAGGGACGCCGCCGCGTGGCCCAGTATCAACTCGCCATGCTGCTCGCGCGCGCGCCCAAGGACCTGCCGCCCGCCGCGCTCGCGTGCAAGCGCCTGCCGAAGCTCAAGCAGCCGATTCCCGTCGGCGACGGCGCGACGCTCCTCAAGCGCCGGCCCGACGTGCGCGAGGCCGAGCGCCAGCTTGCGGCGTCGACGGCGCGCATTGGCGTGGCGATCGCCGAAATGTACCCCGACATCACGTTCGGTGCGGGCGTCGGCACAATCGGCCTGACGAGCGATCTGTTCACCCCCGCGACCAATGCATGGTCGTTCGGACCCCTGATCAGCTGGACCTTCCCGGTCAACGGCCAGCGCGACCGCGTGCACGCGGCGGAAGCGGCCACGGGCGGCGCGCTCGCGCACTTCGACGGCGTGGTGCTCAACGCGCTGCGCGAAACGCAGTCGAGCCTCGCGACCTACGCCGCCGACGACCAGCGCGCCGATGCGCTGCGCACGGCCTACACGTCCGCGCAGCAGTCGGCGGACGAAACCCACCGCCTCTACGCAGCGGGCCGCGAACCGTTCCTCTCCGATCTGGACGCCACGCGCACGCTTACGAGTGTGCATTCGCAGGTCGCGGCGGCCGAAGGCCAGGTGGCGCTCGACCAGGTGCGGTTGTTCCTCGCGCTGGGCGGCGGCTGGGAAGGCAATCAGCAAACGCTGCAGCAGCAAGGTGCGCCGGCAGCCGCCGCGGCGGCTTCGTCTACGCCTGCGAACTAA